From Pseudodesulfovibrio nedwellii:
CGCCAGACAACAGTCCTGAATTCGCCATGTTCTGGGCATATTTTTACTAGAAAAGTCTCTTCACCTACGGTTTCATGCTCTGCCGAAATAGGCTTCAAACACACAGGGCAGACGCTTCGCGGAATACGACTCATGACAAGGAGCGCCCTTCGGACGGGTCCAGTCCGTTGTCCACCAAAATTTCACGTATCCGGGCATACGTCGCAGCCACCAATCCACCACAACGAGTCGTATCAGGCTGGCCGCACTGACCATCCAGAATATCCTTGCACGCCGTGCCGCCATAGTGTGTCGTGGCGTCGACAAACCAATCACGTAACTCTTCGAGCATTAATGGCAAGACATCCGCAGGTTCTTCCATGTCTTCACCTTTACCGCCATACAATCCAAGTAACACGGCTGCCCCGGTGTAGACGCCGCACACACCTGAACAATCGCCCAAGCCATTACACAGCCCGGAAGCGGCCCGAATCAAGTCAGGGTTGTCGCGGCCCATTTCATCAAGAGCCAACATGACCATAATCTGACTGCAACAATACCCTTTGCCGCCCAATTCCATCATCTTGAGACCAGTATCATCCAACACGAGGCTCACTCCCTTTTTGCGCAATCATCAAATAATACCCGAGATCGCCATCACATGTCCTGGTTGTTTCCCCTCCGGCGAACAGTAATTTGGCCGCCAAATCCTTCAACTGTCGGGAATGATCCTCAACCAGACGCACCGTGAAGCCACACGCCTCCACCCGTTCCCGCGTGACAGCAAGCGGCACGGCGCGTCCGGCACAGGAACTCCCATCCGGCAGGCTCGGCCGCTCTGCATGCAAATCAGCAAGGACAAGATACCCTTGCGGTTGAAGTACTCGATAAAACTCTGCAAGTCCCTTCTGAGGATCAGCAAACAGCGACAGCACACACTCACAAAAAACGGCCTTAAAACTTTCATCATGAAAGGGCAGGGCATCACCTTGTGCCTGAATGACATTCGCTCCACCACCACGTTCAATCTGCACACTTGACGATTCCACACCCCAGGCATCTGCTCCGAAACGGGAGCGTAATCGCTCAACCGTGGCTCCCAGTCCACTGCCCACATCAAGTATCCGCCAGCCGGGAAGTACCCCGACAAGTTCAGCAGCTCGGTCCGTCAAAGAAAAACCACCGGGCCGCAAGGTCTCTCCCGCGGCAACACGTAATGACGGTTTTTCCCAAAGAGGAACACATGGCTCCGGCACGATTACTTGTCCTCCAACAAATGCTCGACCTGATTCATCTTGCCGAGCGCCAACCCTTCCGGGATAAACACGAACCCACATGAGGGACAGGTTGGCAATTCCACATTGAACAATGAATCGAGATACTCCAACTCAACCGGAGCCAGAACCAATTCTTTGTCGCAGGCCGCACATTTCCACCCTGAAACTTCCGCTTCCGGTACTTTGATAACACTCATGACTGCGCCCCTTTTATCTTCATCCGGTGGCACCATGTGTTATGCACGAGATACCCGTTTTCAGTGGATTCATATTCAACCCAGTAGGTCACAACCACCGGCCTGAATGATGTGAGAAAATGTCCGGTTTCGTTGTTCACCAACTGTTTGCCGGACTGATCCAACTGAAGCAGAACTTTCTGGATATCGCTCTTCAAGATACGCCGCTCTTCCATGATACGTGCAGCATGATCCGTCACAGCGAACTCGATTGATTCATACGGTTCGGCAACATGTGTCTCATCCTGCCGCCACACATCACGCAGCAACTTCTCCCGAAGATGAACACGGTTTTCACGTCGTGCAGGATAACCGGGAGAAGGACGTGCGCCGGGATCATCACGCCGTGGATACAACAGGTCATACAAGTGCATGGCCCGCTTACCGGTCTTGGCGATCATGTCACGACACATAATACAGTAGGTAACAAAATCCTCATCTGCACCCTTGGCGCGCACTTCCGCCACAGCCATACCAAGTTCCGGGTTGGCCTCGGACAACAAACCGCCGTAGCCACAACATTGGGCAAGTTCACCATTGTATTCCGGCTCGGTCATATCCACATGTAACTGGTCCAGCAAAACCCGAACATCTTCACGCAATATGGTGTCATGTCGAGCAGCACACGGATCGTTAACAGCCAAGGTACATTCTTTGGATGCCACCCCTGAAGGTAACCCGACCGCTCGAAGAATGGACCAATGAGACACTATTTCAGCATCGGACAATCCCTGACGCAGAGTTTTGAGACATGTGGGACAGGCAGCGATAATTCTGGGGCTGCCGAGGTCCTTCCACTTTTTCTTGAGCACAGCCATGGATTCCTCAAACATGCGATGTCGCCCGGACCATTCAGCGGGTGCACCGCAGCAATGCAGCATCAACCCGACACTACCGAGCCGTTCATGCAGGTCAGCATAGGCTGCTTCCACACCTTCAGGATCAGATGCCGTCAACTGACAGCCGGGGAAAAACAGGTATTCACTGGTGGACTCACCGGGTGCATGGCGATGCAACACACATTTTTCGCCATCGGCAAAGGCCATGTCTCGCAAGGCAAATTCATGAGCGGACGGCGGCATTTTACCTCGCTCGACCATATTCTGCCGCGCGGCAAGACAAACGTCGGCCATGGAAAAATCTTCGGGGCAAAGGACCTCGCACTGACCGCACAACGTGCAGGAATTGATCATGGTGTTTGCCTGACGCGTTCCCATGACAATGGATTCATTGTTGTAAATTTGTCGGGCGTATACCTTGGGATAATATTTGTAATGCCGCAGGTATTCGCACCCTTTCACGCATTCAAGGCACTCGCACTGGATGCAGCGCTTTGCCTCATCACGCGCATTTTCTTCGGAATATCCATCTTCGCTTTCAACAAGTGGCAAGGAATCGATCTTTTCCAGACTGGTGAACAGCCTACTTTCATACGGCCCTTCCAGTTCCCGCCCCGTGACCATGGAAACGCCCTGTGTGAATCGCTCAATGGAATTGGCGACCCGACGACCGGCAGCGGCCTGCAAGACAGCGGATTTCTCATTGAGACGGCTGGCAAAAACACCGATTTTGGTTGTCCCCAATGTCAGGGAATCCGGTTTGCCAAGATCAGAAAGACAATCGGAAGGCACACAAGCTGAATCTATAAAAACAGCATCCTTTTCATCAACGAATGAACTCAGGACATCAGGAGTCAGGGCTTCTCCGCTGGAGATGACAACCCCCAGTTTTTCGAGACTCGCCAGTTCGTTATCCAATACACCTTCGGGAAGTTCGGGCAGATCTTCGCCCAAAATTGCACAATGCAGGGTGACATTGAACCCTCTGCGCGCCATTTCCCATGCGCCACACAATCCGGTCATACCGCCACCAAGAACGGCAACAGATTTACCACGAGACGGTAGGGGACGCGGCGAGGCCACAGGCTTGGCATTCTCAGCACAAAACCGTTCAAGCAGTCCCATTTCAATAGAGCCACCGGCATCCTTGCGAACACAATCGACTCTGCATAGGCCTTCGCACAACCGAGCCAACACACCGGGGAGCGGCATGGTTTTGGCGAGCACCTGCCATGCCTTGTCCCATCGGCGTTGCGCCATGAACGAACAAAAGGTGCGTGCATCAACGTGCAAAGGACAGGCGGCAACACATTTGGGCGCTTCCTCCTGAATACACTTGCTTTCCAATTCTCTCAGATCAGCTTGTTCCATGATCGCCCTGCTCTATTTCAACTGAAAGGAGCGGTCCATGCCGAAGCACAGACCGCTCCTTTTACGTGTTATGAATTAACCTTTGAGTCCAGCCAAAACCTTTTCAGGCAAAGCCGGCAGCGTACGAATACGAACACCGCATGCGTTGTAGATAGCGTTAAGGATCGCCGGATGCGGGGAGCACAACGGGACTTCGCCAACGCCGGATGCACCATGCGGGCCTTCGGGACGCGGAGTCTCGACGTAGACAATCTCGATATCGTCCGGAATCTGCTTGATGTACGGGAATCCAGCACCCTTCATGGTGGAGTGTTTCTTGATGTCCTCGTAATCTTCAGACAGGGCCAAACCGATACCTTGAGCAACACCACCGTAGATCTGCCCGTCAACGACCAGAACGTTGTTGACCTTACCGATGTCAGCAATGAAGGTGATCTTCTCAACCGTGGTCTTACCAGTAGCAATTTCCACGGCCACTTCAGCCATGCACAGACCGTACATGTAGCAAGCAAAAGGTTTACCCTGGCCGTTTTCATCACAATTGTTGGCCGGAGCAGTCCACTTGCCGTGCTGGACAAGATCAATGTTCTCATCAACCATTTCCTGATAAGTGCGATACGAGCCGTCAGACTTGAGCATGGCGCTCATCAACATCTCGCAGCCGACCTTGATGGAATTACCCACAACAACCTGAGAGCGAGAACCACCAGCGGGGCCGCCGTTGGGGCAATAGCGGGTGTCGTTCAAGGTCAAATGAATCTGGTCAGGAGTAAGTCCCAAAGGACGCAAGGATTCATGAGCAGTACCCAGCACGCCCATATCAGCGCCCTGTCCATGATCATGCCAACATGTCAGCACGGTCACACTGCCGTCTTCATTCAGGCGAACGTCCGCTTCAGCGGTGTCCGGGCCATCAAGGCCGGAAGCGTACACGCCAAGGGCAATACCCACACCACGTTTGATTTCATCGGTGGAGTTGGCAGCGGTCTTTTTCTTGGCTTCCTCGTACTTGGGACGAAGAATGTCGAACATTTCAGGCAAAGAATAGATTTCAGGATCACAACCCGTGGGAGTTGTAGAACCTTCACGGTAGATATTCTTGTAACGAAGTTCCAAGGGGTCCATACCGAGTTTTTCAGCCAATTCGTCCATCAGGGTTTCAGAGGGGAACTCGGCTTCAGGTCCGCCGTATCCACGGAAAGCTGCACCCCATGCATGGTTGGTGCAGACAGTCCGACCTTCGCCGCGAATGTTGTCGATATTGTAACCGGCACCGATGAACTGAGCACCGCGCAGGGTCAGCAGATCACCGAACTCGGAATATGGACCATGGTCAACGGTCCAATCGGTTTCCATACCAAGCAGCTTGCCTTCCTTGTCGGCAGCCATGCGCACGGTAGTGAACTGAGGCGAACGCTTACCGGTGTAAGTCTGCTGCTGATACCAATCGTAACAGAGGAAAACCGGTTTGCCAGTTGCCAGACAGGCTGCACCAACAAGCGCTTCCATAGTCGGGGAGAACTTGTAACCAAAGGTACCACCAGTAGGATTCTGAACCATGATCAAATTCTCAGGCTCGACACCGAGACCAGGAGCGATCATGTACAGGTGCAGATGCAAACCAATGGACTTTGAATGAATGCACAGTTTGCCTTCGTCATCCAGATAAGCGAATCCAACATCCGGTTCGATGGGCATGTGCGGCTGACGAGTCGTGAAATAATCACCCTCGATAACCACGTCGGCCTTATCAAAAATAGGAGCGGTTTCTTCGCCCTTGGCGACTTTCTGTGTGTAATAAATGTTAGGAGTGCCGGGATGAATTTCAATGGCATCGTCAGCCATGGCGGCAGGAGCACTCATGTACTCAGGCAGACGCTCCAGCTCGACTTTAACCTTGGCGGCTGCGGCCTTGGCATTCTTCTCGGAGTCAGCGCAGACGATGGCAATGGCGTCACCGTACTGGAAGACCTTCTCGTCGCACAGGATAGGACGATCCCAACCGTCACCCTTATTGGTGGGGAAGGTGATCAGACCAGTGATACGGTTTTTGCCTTTGACATCCTTGTGCGTAACGATCTTTTCCACGCCGGGCATGGCTTCGGCTTCGCTGGTATCAATGGAGATAATCTTCGCATGGGAGACTTCTGCCTGAACCAAAGCGCACTTGAGGGTTTCCTTGGGCATCTTGATACCGAGGTCTGCACCGTAATCCAGCGTACCGGTGACCTTGGCCACGGCGGTGGGACGGGGATACTTTGTGCCCCAGATACGACCATCTTCGGGGATCTGGAAAGCCAGCTCGTCCATACTCATGTCGCCGCGCATGACAGCGGC
This genomic window contains:
- a CDS encoding DVU_1557 family redox protein, whose protein sequence is MSVIKVPEAEVSGWKCAACDKELVLAPVELEYLDSLFNVELPTCPSCGFVFIPEGLALGKMNQVEHLLEDK
- a CDS encoding DVU_1555 family C-GCAxxG-C-C protein; protein product: MLDDTGLKMMELGGKGYCCSQIMVMLALDEMGRDNPDLIRAASGLCNGLGDCSGVCGVYTGAAVLLGLYGGKGEDMEEPADVLPLMLEELRDWFVDATTHYGGTACKDILDGQCGQPDTTRCGGLVAATYARIREILVDNGLDPSEGRSLS
- the trsM gene encoding DVU_1556 family methyltransferase — its product is MPEPCVPLWEKPSLRVAAGETLRPGGFSLTDRAAELVGVLPGWRILDVGSGLGATVERLRSRFGADAWGVESSSVQIERGGGANVIQAQGDALPFHDESFKAVFCECVLSLFADPQKGLAEFYRVLQPQGYLVLADLHAERPSLPDGSSCAGRAVPLAVTRERVEACGFTVRLVEDHSRQLKDLAAKLLFAGGETTRTCDGDLGYYLMIAQKGSEPRVG
- a CDS encoding molybdopterin-dependent aldehyde oxidoreductase, whose protein sequence is MIKLNLTVNNAPKQVICEKDDKLSSILRESLGLTSVKVGCSTGQCGSCSVIVDGKLVRSCSMKMSRIKDGATILTTEGIGTPDNLHPIQMSWIANGGAQCGFCTPGFIVSSYALLQANPSPTREDIRDWFQKYRNACRCTGYKQLVDSVMDAAAVMRGDMSMDELAFQIPEDGRIWGTKYPRPTAVAKVTGTLDYGADLGIKMPKETLKCALVQAEVSHAKIISIDTSEAEAMPGVEKIVTHKDVKGKNRITGLITFPTNKGDGWDRPILCDEKVFQYGDAIAIVCADSEKNAKAAAAKVKVELERLPEYMSAPAAMADDAIEIHPGTPNIYYTQKVAKGEETAPIFDKADVVIEGDYFTTRQPHMPIEPDVGFAYLDDEGKLCIHSKSIGLHLHLYMIAPGLGVEPENLIMVQNPTGGTFGYKFSPTMEALVGAACLATGKPVFLCYDWYQQQTYTGKRSPQFTTVRMAADKEGKLLGMETDWTVDHGPYSEFGDLLTLRGAQFIGAGYNIDNIRGEGRTVCTNHAWGAAFRGYGGPEAEFPSETLMDELAEKLGMDPLELRYKNIYREGSTTPTGCDPEIYSLPEMFDILRPKYEEAKKKTAANSTDEIKRGVGIALGVYASGLDGPDTAEADVRLNEDGSVTVLTCWHDHGQGADMGVLGTAHESLRPLGLTPDQIHLTLNDTRYCPNGGPAGGSRSQVVVGNSIKVGCEMLMSAMLKSDGSYRTYQEMVDENIDLVQHGKWTAPANNCDENGQGKPFACYMYGLCMAEVAVEIATGKTTVEKITFIADIGKVNNVLVVDGQIYGGVAQGIGLALSEDYEDIKKHSTMKGAGFPYIKQIPDDIEIVYVETPRPEGPHGASGVGEVPLCSPHPAILNAIYNACGVRIRTLPALPEKVLAGLKG
- a CDS encoding pyridine nucleotide-disulfide oxidoreductase/dicluster-binding protein; the protein is MEQADLRELESKCIQEEAPKCVAACPLHVDARTFCSFMAQRRWDKAWQVLAKTMPLPGVLARLCEGLCRVDCVRKDAGGSIEMGLLERFCAENAKPVASPRPLPSRGKSVAVLGGGMTGLCGAWEMARRGFNVTLHCAILGEDLPELPEGVLDNELASLEKLGVVISSGEALTPDVLSSFVDEKDAVFIDSACVPSDCLSDLGKPDSLTLGTTKIGVFASRLNEKSAVLQAAAGRRVANSIERFTQGVSMVTGRELEGPYESRLFTSLEKIDSLPLVESEDGYSEENARDEAKRCIQCECLECVKGCEYLRHYKYYPKVYARQIYNNESIVMGTRQANTMINSCTLCGQCEVLCPEDFSMADVCLAARQNMVERGKMPPSAHEFALRDMAFADGEKCVLHRHAPGESTSEYLFFPGCQLTASDPEGVEAAYADLHERLGSVGLMLHCCGAPAEWSGRHRMFEESMAVLKKKWKDLGSPRIIAACPTCLKTLRQGLSDAEIVSHWSILRAVGLPSGVASKECTLAVNDPCAARHDTILREDVRVLLDQLHVDMTEPEYNGELAQCCGYGGLLSEANPELGMAVAEVRAKGADEDFVTYCIMCRDMIAKTGKRAMHLYDLLYPRRDDPGARPSPGYPARRENRVHLREKLLRDVWRQDETHVAEPYESIEFAVTDHAARIMEERRILKSDIQKVLLQLDQSGKQLVNNETGHFLTSFRPVVVTYWVEYESTENGYLVHNTWCHRMKIKGAQS